One window from the genome of Candidatus Chlorohelix allophototropha encodes:
- the bchF gene encoding 2-vinyl bacteriochlorophyllide hydratase: MSTYTPEQYARRANSVWTKVQIWGAPFQFLVFLISLGFVIGTFFSDSLFDITNATIIFKILFLYFMCITGMFWEKDVFDHWYFAPQFFWEDFITTIVMVAHSIYLVALLFGVRDHKTLLLLVVIAYVSYLLNAAQYVLKWLVNRQHHKKRGTMATLETVDKPAV; the protein is encoded by the coding sequence ATGAGTACCTACACACCTGAACAGTACGCACGAAGAGCTAACAGTGTTTGGACAAAAGTACAAATCTGGGGTGCGCCCTTTCAATTTCTGGTTTTCCTCATAAGCCTCGGATTTGTAATCGGCACTTTCTTCTCCGATAGCCTGTTCGACATTACCAATGCTACTATTATATTCAAAATCCTTTTTCTCTATTTCATGTGCATTACCGGAATGTTTTGGGAGAAAGATGTTTTCGATCATTGGTATTTTGCCCCCCAATTTTTCTGGGAAGATTTTATTACTACCATTGTAATGGTTGCACACTCAATCTATTTGGTAGCTTTGTTATTTGGGGTCAGGGATCATAAAACCCTGTTGCTGCTGGTAGTAATAGCTTATGTAAGCTATCTGCTAAATGCTGCACAATACGTTTTGAAATGGCTTGTAAATCGTCAGCATCACAAGAAACGCGGCACTATGGCTACTTTGGAAACGGTTGATAAACCGGCAGTCTAG
- a CDS encoding fibronectin type III domain-containing protein, whose translation MVRTESPRLSRRTLLIGGIAFLLIAFLGFLTFFSTSNQTHAAVTWTPQPQVPTNGLMATLDFPQTLINPVTGHTVVLGFFSSDNPNSNPISFSATGGVFFFSSHDNYSSYVEVNSWPNGGVSYPNFSGAFDRRGDLHIVYSRSNRLYYVKYNWNGSSYVEAPSSRIQIMNNVCGALICEYVSLTTSLYPNAPDKLYLAYSAKTGKNYGDTWRIDVTETSALSPNWGNDPINNGNSGVGVSPTDTTFFRYPNMVADKDGNLFLAYRCGEDYSVTSTGTKFPCHKTIARIGGAWGPIYSYNLESLSPWPGIGVDNKGNAFVFAGKTCVSMIKYDKTTGWSGSAGNTVNPINNPTRSCVTGTLNVVNPNNYDNLIKYYSAVSTGDGSVYVAFQVNVRGVFYLYTSDSGVTFGPGDVNSSVADSSTNIDRASIGWYNNQLTIAGKKVTTSGGFRFYISRVTGAGGGYFDAAPSNLTFSNVTNSSLTLSWQNNSPNATSIKVERRPYPAGGTWTSVTGSPFTGNTKTSFDDTSLSEGTGYEYQVTALGAPAGDLVSSSAHQFTVLNAPSNLQPVTSTASSITVGWTDNSTHNTGYIVERSTLTSPPVFSQIGPSQSDVTSYPDSALAGGCCFLYRVKAYETAPSSTEGTIYSDYSNIVYSEIAPTAPNNVIAASRGSSQELVQWTDNSTFEDGYRIIFQIGASPVLTFSVGPLAGTGATDSFLATGLAANTNYNIQIQGFSSGNGTASGSVAATTAFAPPTAVNFTSVTGTTLTVNWTAPSGSPSSYVVERMQVGVSSGWAEVSNPASRPTTTTFSDTGLTAGKLYLYRVKAINSSLVRASAPTSDGASDPSPQAGVLTTPGATPWVVSVGTDDGTGNTANTLSWAIAQANGSATNKIITFSVTKVTITSPTAAFATVNQGTTIVGSCSTGPGVELDGNGVLLPGSMQLDGLKLNGVTLFGLYVHHFTGREIVANAGRDVMTCVKTGKS comes from the coding sequence ATGGTTAGAACCGAATCGCCTCGTTTGAGCCGCCGAACTCTTTTAATCGGCGGTATAGCCTTTTTGCTAATAGCCTTCCTCGGTTTTCTCACTTTTTTTAGCACATCAAACCAGACCCATGCTGCCGTAACTTGGACTCCTCAGCCACAAGTCCCTACCAATGGGCTTATGGCAACGCTGGATTTTCCACAGACTCTTATTAATCCTGTAACCGGGCATACTGTAGTATTGGGCTTTTTCAGTTCTGATAATCCTAACAGTAACCCCATAAGTTTTAGTGCAACGGGTGGGGTTTTCTTTTTTTCCAGCCATGATAACTATAGCAGTTATGTCGAAGTAAACTCATGGCCTAATGGTGGAGTTAGTTACCCTAACTTTAGCGGGGCTTTTGATCGCCGTGGCGACCTTCACATTGTCTATAGCAGATCAAACAGGCTGTACTATGTTAAATATAATTGGAACGGCTCTAGTTATGTAGAGGCTCCTTCCTCACGCATACAAATAATGAACAATGTATGTGGTGCCTTAATTTGCGAATATGTATCACTTACCACCAGTTTATATCCGAATGCTCCTGATAAGCTATATCTAGCTTATAGCGCCAAAACCGGAAAAAATTATGGTGATACTTGGCGGATAGATGTAACCGAGACCAGCGCTCTTAGCCCAAACTGGGGTAATGACCCCATCAATAATGGCAATTCCGGCGTTGGGGTTTCACCAACCGATACTACCTTCTTCAGATATCCTAATATGGTGGCTGATAAGGACGGTAACCTGTTTTTAGCATACCGTTGCGGAGAAGATTATTCGGTTACCAGCACTGGCACTAAGTTCCCTTGTCACAAAACAATCGCGCGGATAGGTGGAGCATGGGGACCAATTTATTCTTATAACCTCGAAAGTTTATCCCCTTGGCCCGGTATTGGGGTGGATAACAAGGGCAACGCCTTTGTTTTTGCCGGGAAAACCTGTGTCAGCATGATTAAATATGACAAAACAACCGGCTGGAGTGGTTCTGCCGGGAATACTGTTAACCCCATCAATAATCCGACTAGAAGCTGCGTAACTGGCACGCTTAATGTTGTTAACCCCAATAACTACGATAATCTCATAAAATATTATTCGGCAGTGAGTACGGGCGACGGCTCAGTCTATGTTGCTTTCCAGGTAAACGTTCGCGGGGTTTTTTACCTGTATACCAGCGATAGTGGCGTTACCTTTGGTCCCGGCGATGTTAACAGCAGTGTTGCCGATTCCAGTACCAATATTGATAGAGCCAGCATTGGTTGGTACAATAATCAACTGACAATTGCAGGTAAGAAAGTAACCACCTCCGGGGGCTTCCGTTTTTACATTTCAAGAGTAACGGGTGCAGGCGGTGGCTATTTTGATGCTGCACCCTCGAACCTGACTTTCTCTAATGTAACAAATTCTTCTCTGACTCTGTCTTGGCAAAATAATTCGCCTAACGCGACAAGCATTAAAGTTGAACGTCGCCCTTACCCGGCAGGTGGTACTTGGACATCGGTAACCGGCAGTCCCTTTACTGGCAACACAAAAACCAGCTTTGATGACACGAGCTTATCAGAAGGTACAGGCTACGAATATCAGGTGACGGCGTTGGGAGCGCCTGCAGGTGATCTAGTCTCTTCTTCTGCCCATCAATTTACAGTGCTGAATGCGCCTTCCAATCTACAACCTGTCACTTCCACTGCGAGTTCTATTACTGTGGGTTGGACTGATAATTCAACACATAATACAGGATACATTGTTGAGCGTAGCACTTTAACGTCTCCCCCTGTTTTTTCACAAATAGGACCTTCTCAAAGTGACGTTACCAGTTATCCTGATAGCGCTTTGGCTGGTGGGTGTTGTTTCCTTTACCGCGTAAAGGCTTATGAAACCGCTCCTAGCTCAACGGAAGGCACTATCTATTCTGATTACTCCAATATTGTGTACTCAGAAATAGCGCCTACCGCCCCGAATAATGTGATTGCCGCTTCTCGTGGTAGCAGTCAAGAATTGGTTCAGTGGACTGATAACTCAACTTTTGAAGACGGTTATAGAATCATCTTCCAAATCGGCGCTTCTCCGGTTCTTACCTTTAGCGTAGGGCCTCTTGCCGGCACGGGTGCGACCGACAGTTTTTTAGCAACCGGTCTTGCCGCTAACACAAACTACAATATTCAGATACAAGGTTTTTCGTCTGGCAACGGCACCGCATCGGGGTCTGTCGCTGCTACTACTGCCTTTGCACCGCCCACAGCGGTTAACTTTACAAGTGTTACTGGCACCACTCTAACGGTGAATTGGACTGCTCCCTCTGGTTCTCCTAGTAGTTATGTGGTAGAGCGTATGCAAGTAGGTGTAAGTTCAGGCTGGGCGGAAGTTAGCAACCCTGCCAGTCGCCCAACCACTACCACGTTCAGCGATACCGGGCTAACTGCTGGTAAATTGTACCTATATCGGGTAAAAGCAATTAATTCAAGCCTTGTACGTGCTTCAGCGCCAACATCCGATGGAGCTTCAGATCCTTCTCCACAAGCGGGTGTACTTACCACACCGGGCGCTACGCCGTGGGTTGTGAGTGTAGGAACTGACGACGGTACTGGTAATACCGCCAATACATTATCTTGGGCAATTGCACAAGCTAATGGTAGCGCTACCAATAAAATAATAACCTTTAGTGTAACCAAGGTTACTATAACAAGTCCTACTGCTGCTTTCGCCACCGTCAATCAAGGCACAACTATTGTTGGTAGTTGCTCAACTGGTCCCGGTGTGGAGCTAGATGGTAATGGCGTTTTATTACCCGGTTCAATGCAGTTAGATGGTTTGAAATTGAACGGGGTCACCTTATTTGGTCTCTATGTCCACCACTTTACTGGTAGAGAGATAGTAGCCAACGCTGGGCGAGACGTAATGACTTGTGTAAAGACCGGGAAATCCTAG
- the corA gene encoding magnesium/cobalt transporter CorA encodes MIKALVADTQTHNSRNFQDLDKISDLLSDSANFFWLDLSSPSEEELNMVAKEFNFHHLAMEDVTHRLQRPKIEEYENYFLGIFYSISLKDEFKELVFHELAFFIGANYLVTIHYEPIPELAEAEARWKRNNVQTVKMIGPVVYAMLDTLVDNYFPIMDKMVDYAEELEDDIFQGNGMHTKVTGKLLELKKLFLQMRRIIAPERDILNVLTNRDNRIFGDDALFYFRDVYDHLTRVTDTLDLYRDQIGSTMEANLSVASNDLNSVMRTLTAFSIILMTDALISGIYGMNFENIPELKWSFGYYGALSLMVGITVGLVFYFKRKKWL; translated from the coding sequence GTGATAAAAGCCTTAGTAGCGGATACGCAGACTCATAACTCCCGCAATTTTCAAGATTTGGATAAGATTAGCGACTTGTTGAGCGACTCTGCTAATTTTTTCTGGCTCGACCTCTCTTCCCCCTCGGAGGAAGAGTTAAATATGGTGGCAAAGGAATTCAACTTCCACCATTTAGCCATGGAAGATGTCACTCATCGTCTCCAACGCCCCAAGATTGAAGAATACGAAAACTATTTTCTGGGAATCTTTTACTCTATCAGTTTGAAGGATGAATTTAAGGAACTAGTTTTCCATGAATTAGCCTTTTTTATCGGGGCAAATTATTTGGTAACTATACATTATGAGCCAATTCCTGAATTGGCAGAAGCAGAGGCGCGCTGGAAACGTAACAATGTGCAGACAGTCAAAATGATAGGACCAGTTGTCTATGCCATGCTTGATACGTTGGTAGATAACTATTTTCCGATTATGGATAAAATGGTGGATTATGCCGAAGAGTTAGAGGATGATATTTTTCAAGGCAATGGCATGCACACCAAAGTAACCGGCAAACTGTTAGAGCTTAAAAAGTTGTTTTTGCAAATGCGCCGGATAATAGCGCCTGAACGTGATATTCTCAATGTGCTGACCAATCGCGATAACCGGATTTTTGGCGACGATGCCCTGTTTTACTTCCGGGATGTTTATGACCACCTAACGCGGGTCACCGATACCCTTGACCTATACCGCGACCAGATTGGTAGCACTATGGAAGCAAATCTATCGGTTGCGTCAAACGATCTCAATAGCGTGATGCGTACTCTTACTGCTTTTTCCATTATCCTTATGACCGATGCCCTGATAAGCGGGATATATGGGATGAATTTTGAGAATATACCCGAACTCAAATGGAGTTTCGGCTACTATGGCGCGTTATCTTTAATGGTGGGCATCACCGTAGGGCTTGTATTTTATTTCAAAAGAAAGAAATGGCTTTGA
- a CDS encoding NAD-dependent epimerase/dehydratase family protein, giving the protein MKLLLIGGPRFLGYPLIEAALKAGHNVTTFNRGRTNPDQFPQVEKLLGDREQDLSALTGRSFDIVIDTCGYLPGAVRQTASLLAGSARLYVFISTISVYADQGKTGLVEEDELATISEEEVEKTSSPREISPENYGPLKALCEKEVQAQFSDGALIIRPGLIVGPYDPSDRFTYWVHRLPQGGEVLAPGSPARPVQFIDVRDLAEGTLRLAEKLETGVFNFTGPDYTLTMGVFLEESNRVCGGNAHLTWVDDQFILDEKIMPWLGLPLWIPASDPMSRALGATNITKALSKGLTIRPLAETVRATFEWDRVRPSEVLRYAGISLDKEREVLEAWNKK; this is encoded by the coding sequence ATGAAGCTACTATTGATCGGTGGTCCTCGTTTTTTGGGATATCCTTTGATAGAAGCAGCTCTCAAAGCCGGGCATAACGTTACCACCTTTAACCGGGGGCGCACTAATCCTGACCAGTTTCCCCAAGTCGAAAAGCTATTAGGTGATCGCGAACAAGATTTAAGCGCACTAACAGGGCGTAGCTTTGATATAGTAATTGATACCTGTGGCTATTTGCCGGGCGCGGTTCGCCAAACAGCAAGTTTGCTTGCAGGTTCCGCTCGACTCTATGTATTTATCTCTACCATTTCGGTTTATGCCGATCAAGGTAAAACTGGCTTGGTTGAGGAAGACGAACTGGCTACAATTTCTGAGGAGGAAGTAGAAAAAACCTCCTCCCCGCGTGAGATTTCGCCGGAGAATTACGGTCCACTAAAAGCCCTTTGCGAAAAAGAGGTACAGGCGCAGTTTTCGGACGGCGCGTTGATAATTCGACCGGGCTTGATTGTTGGTCCCTACGACCCCTCCGATCGCTTCACCTATTGGGTACATCGGCTGCCGCAAGGTGGAGAAGTGCTTGCTCCCGGTTCACCTGCGCGTCCAGTTCAGTTTATTGATGTGCGCGATTTAGCCGAGGGTACGCTGCGTCTGGCGGAGAAGCTTGAAACAGGGGTCTTTAACTTTACCGGACCAGATTATACCCTGACAATGGGTGTGTTCCTCGAAGAATCTAATCGAGTTTGTGGCGGTAACGCTCACTTAACTTGGGTGGACGATCAATTTATATTGGATGAGAAAATAATGCCATGGTTGGGTTTACCGCTTTGGATTCCCGCCTCTGATCCAATGTCCAGAGCTTTGGGCGCAACAAATATCACCAAAGCGCTTTCAAAAGGCTTGACCATCCGCCCGTTGGCGGAAACTGTTCGAGCTACCTTTGAGTGGGATAGGGTGCGCCCGTCGGAAGTGCTGCGCTACGCCGGAATCTCTTTGGATAAAGAACGAGAAGTTCTTGAAGCTTGGAACAAAAAATGA
- a CDS encoding MFS transporter, with amino-acid sequence MVIAKRNKFLVGLVFFLVLMFQVASGFSAGIISSILDPVMINELGVPAILVGVLLGSHYFIEPIRSYIGSLSDRYSIFKMHRAPFIAIGGITLAGSYPLILLVVQQLRDPNFHRITGEVANTGNYQSNFFWVIVAILVFLINGTGISIMGTAALAVLVDTTSERVRGFLASIGWTLLIAGIIISSIVGRVILPENEGRSFDYNSLYPIFLFLFPAILLVLVFLSVIGTSMIEPRREGAIDHKRTHVNFRQAFKVVTSIRQARVFLSFLFVYCAFTFMRDILAPAYAGNVYRMTVAERSAIQATLNGPILVAMIGAGVVTLWINKRYSIYGGLGVAVIGMLLQAVSGFIFKVDQAAIQAYDAANNAHASGLISEDAYAAARKAWDAAIAGDKSIFTIGLIIMGLGLGTSVPGLIGTMMDITDKANAALYIGVWGIAQAFGTGLANLGAGALRDFAFNAFPNNLSVGYGFVFLTQAIGTALALALFTRVSVPQFQKEIAEITAAIHPEEAIAVASGTNAGGVA; translated from the coding sequence ATGGTAATAGCGAAAAGAAATAAATTTCTGGTTGGGCTGGTTTTCTTCCTAGTTCTGATGTTTCAGGTGGCTTCCGGTTTCTCCGCCGGAATTATAAGTAGTATCCTTGACCCGGTTATGATAAACGAACTGGGCGTACCTGCTATTCTTGTTGGTGTTTTGCTAGGTAGCCACTATTTCATTGAACCTATCAGAAGTTATATCGGCTCTTTGTCAGACCGCTATTCCATTTTCAAAATGCACCGCGCGCCCTTCATAGCGATTGGCGGCATAACTCTAGCCGGCTCATATCCGCTTATCTTGCTGGTGGTGCAGCAATTGCGCGACCCGAACTTCCATCGTATTACCGGAGAAGTAGCCAATACCGGCAATTATCAAAGTAACTTTTTCTGGGTTATTGTAGCCATTCTGGTATTCTTGATAAACGGCACCGGCATTTCCATAATGGGTACTGCTGCGCTGGCAGTTTTGGTGGATACCACCTCCGAACGGGTGCGCGGTTTTCTGGCTTCTATCGGCTGGACTTTGCTAATTGCCGGAATAATTATCAGTTCCATTGTAGGACGGGTTATTCTGCCGGAGAACGAAGGACGCAGCTTTGATTACAACTCGCTGTATCCTATTTTCCTTTTCCTTTTCCCGGCAATATTACTGGTACTAGTATTTCTGTCGGTTATTGGAACTTCTATGATAGAGCCACGTCGTGAGGGTGCAATTGACCACAAACGTACCCATGTCAATTTCAGGCAGGCATTTAAGGTAGTTACCAGTATCAGGCAAGCGCGGGTCTTTTTGAGCTTCCTATTTGTTTATTGCGCTTTTACCTTTATGCGTGATATCCTCGCGCCTGCTTATGCCGGTAATGTGTATCGTATGACCGTCGCCGAACGGAGCGCAATTCAGGCAACTCTCAATGGGCCGATTTTGGTGGCTATGATCGGAGCCGGGGTAGTAACCCTGTGGATAAACAAACGCTATTCAATTTATGGCGGTTTGGGGGTAGCAGTTATTGGAATGCTTCTCCAAGCTGTTTCTGGTTTCATCTTCAAAGTAGATCAGGCGGCAATTCAAGCTTATGATGCTGCCAACAATGCTCATGCCAGCGGTTTGATCAGTGAAGATGCTTACGCAGCGGCTCGCAAAGCTTGGGATGCCGCAATTGCAGGCGATAAATCAATATTTACCATTGGGCTGATAATTATGGGATTGGGTTTAGGCACAAGTGTTCCCGGTCTAATCGGTACAATGATGGATATTACTGATAAGGCGAACGCGGCTTTGTACATCGGGGTTTGGGGTATTGCTCAGGCGTTTGGAACCGGACTGGCTAATTTGGGCGCAGGGGCGTTGCGAGATTTCGCCTTCAATGCTTTCCCCAATAACTTGAGCGTAGGCTATGGCTTTGTATTTCTCACTCAGGCAATTGGTACGGCTCTGGCGCTTGCCTTGTTTACTAGAGTAAGTGTTCCGCAGTTCCAGAAAGAGATTGCTGAAATTACTGCCGCAATTCATCCAGAAGAGGCTATTGCTGTAGCTTCAGGGACTAATGCCGGTGGTGTTGCTTAA
- a CDS encoding Nramp family divalent metal transporter, with translation MAKENQDKVGNVITTPNETPEKNEPRPVRKGRFFFFLGMLGPGLIAANAGNDAGGIATYSQMGAQYGYNLLWVMIVITFSLAVVQEMCARLGAATGKGLSALIRENFSIRWTTFLMLALLIANAGTTISDFIGIAAAMGIFGVPAWISAPVAGLTLWFFIARGSYGRAEKIFLFMTFAFFAYVFAAIVGHPNWGEVATHALTPTIKSDSAYIQTIMAAIGTTITPYMQLFLQSAVVEKGVTMRDYGYQRLEVYLGSIFSNTISAFIIIACGATIFMSSPIINGEHQGVEINTASDAAKALEPLLGSYATQVFALGLLGASLLASGVLPLATSYSICEAFGFENGISFKWKEAPVFWSIFTFLIVAGVGVTIIPGVLNYTVAILLIIQIVNGMILPLILVAILLLINKKSLMGKYINGKIYNIIAWTTAVGVGILSIILLTVTVFGLFNVNILPS, from the coding sequence GTGGCAAAAGAAAATCAGGACAAGGTAGGGAATGTAATTACAACCCCCAATGAAACACCCGAGAAGAATGAGCCGCGTCCGGTAAGAAAAGGGCGGTTTTTCTTTTTTCTTGGTATGCTCGGTCCGGGATTAATTGCGGCAAACGCCGGGAATGATGCCGGAGGAATTGCTACCTATAGCCAAATGGGGGCGCAATACGGTTACAACCTCTTATGGGTGATGATTGTCATTACCTTCTCACTGGCAGTAGTGCAAGAAATGTGCGCCCGCTTGGGGGCAGCAACCGGTAAGGGCTTAAGTGCGCTGATTCGCGAAAACTTCAGCATTCGCTGGACTACTTTCCTCATGTTGGCGCTCCTGATTGCCAATGCCGGAACAACAATTTCAGACTTTATCGGTATCGCCGCCGCGATGGGCATCTTCGGTGTGCCTGCGTGGATTAGCGCGCCGGTTGCCGGGTTAACGCTGTGGTTCTTCATTGCACGCGGTTCTTATGGTAGAGCCGAAAAAATCTTCCTGTTTATGACCTTTGCCTTTTTTGCTTATGTATTCGCCGCAATTGTAGGGCATCCTAATTGGGGCGAAGTTGCTACCCACGCCCTTACCCCAACCATAAAAAGTGATAGCGCTTATATTCAGACCATTATGGCGGCAATAGGTACAACCATTACCCCCTATATGCAATTGTTTTTGCAAAGCGCGGTGGTGGAAAAAGGGGTGACGATGCGAGATTATGGCTACCAGAGATTGGAAGTTTATCTAGGGTCTATCTTCTCAAATACAATCTCCGCCTTTATTATAATTGCTTGCGGCGCCACTATTTTTATGAGCAGCCCGATTATAAACGGTGAGCATCAGGGCGTGGAAATAAATACCGCCAGTGATGCAGCCAAAGCGCTTGAGCCGCTTTTGGGTAGCTATGCTACGCAGGTGTTCGCGTTAGGTTTATTGGGCGCATCGCTACTTGCCAGTGGCGTGTTACCGCTGGCTACTTCTTATTCGATTTGTGAAGCATTCGGTTTCGAGAACGGCATTTCCTTCAAATGGAAGGAAGCGCCCGTCTTTTGGAGTATTTTTACCTTCCTGATAGTCGCCGGGGTGGGTGTCACTATTATCCCCGGAGTTTTGAATTATACCGTAGCGATATTGCTCATAATCCAGATTGTCAACGGTATGATTTTACCCTTAATACTGGTAGCTATTTTGTTGCTCATCAACAAAAAATCCTTAATGGGTAAATATATCAATGGTAAAATTTACAACATAATAGCGTGGACAACCGCTGTAGGCGTGGGAATTCTTTCAATTATACTCCTGACCGTGACTGTTTTTGGACTCTTCAATGTAAACATATTGCCTTCATAG
- a CDS encoding magnesium transporter MgtE N-terminal domain-containing protein, whose amino-acid sequence MNLMFFSLLVGKSILDRNGEKIASLKDLIVRINPIVGKSEEKYPPLAGILAHSNSREFWIPASQVQEFEQGKIRLHDAKVSLERFERRDGEILLYKDVLDKQLVDVEGRRVIRVNDLALGNAPNELTPRLVGVDISFQALVRRILPFGGTPRVSRLSRNENLLDWADVEYFASSAPSVRLNVSHARLAKMHPVDIARLLDELSYVQGAEIVNALDDETAADALEEMNPDYAADILEGLSEDRAADILEEMQPDDAADVIADLDENKAQALLELMEEEESEEVRELLAYDEDAAGGIMTNDFLMLPDNLGASEALQTIRELETQPEFVDYIYVVEPDSEKLVGVAALRDVVFCQPRTTLLSELIVRNYISMKTDSKAEDAAAVLADYGFRALPVLNEEGEIKGIITFDDALDLILPEDLRRRLPNIFKNHRGMVSFVKK is encoded by the coding sequence ATGAATTTAATGTTCTTCAGTTTGCTGGTTGGCAAATCTATACTTGACAGAAATGGAGAGAAGATTGCCAGCCTTAAAGATTTGATTGTGCGTATAAATCCAATCGTTGGTAAAAGCGAAGAGAAATACCCACCTCTCGCCGGAATATTGGCGCACTCCAATAGCCGAGAATTCTGGATTCCGGCTTCACAGGTGCAAGAATTTGAGCAAGGTAAAATCAGACTGCATGATGCGAAGGTGAGCCTTGAGCGATTTGAACGCCGAGATGGCGAAATTCTACTGTACAAGGATGTACTGGATAAACAGTTAGTAGATGTTGAGGGGCGGAGGGTCATTCGGGTAAATGATTTGGCATTGGGCAATGCTCCCAACGAATTAACGCCCCGTTTGGTAGGAGTAGATATTTCTTTTCAAGCGTTGGTACGGCGCATTTTACCGTTTGGCGGAACCCCCAGAGTAAGTCGCTTGAGCCGAAATGAAAACCTGCTCGACTGGGCAGATGTAGAGTATTTTGCGAGCAGCGCGCCAAGCGTGCGTCTCAATGTTTCTCATGCGCGCTTGGCAAAAATGCATCCGGTGGATATAGCGCGGTTGCTGGACGAGCTTTCCTACGTGCAGGGCGCAGAAATTGTGAACGCCCTTGATGATGAAACTGCCGCCGATGCGCTTGAAGAGATGAACCCGGATTATGCTGCCGATATTCTGGAAGGTTTGAGCGAAGACCGCGCCGCTGATATTCTGGAAGAGATGCAGCCGGACGATGCTGCGGATGTTATTGCCGATTTGGACGAAAATAAAGCACAGGCATTATTGGAATTGATGGAAGAAGAAGAATCAGAAGAAGTGCGGGAACTGTTGGCTTATGATGAGGATGCCGCCGGTGGTATCATGACCAACGATTTCCTGATGTTACCTGATAATCTTGGTGCTTCCGAAGCGCTCCAAACCATTCGTGAACTTGAAACCCAACCCGAATTTGTAGATTATATTTATGTGGTTGAACCGGATAGTGAAAAACTGGTGGGTGTAGCAGCGCTTCGGGATGTTGTTTTCTGCCAACCGCGCACTACCTTACTTTCCGAATTGATTGTACGTAATTATATAAGCATGAAAACCGATTCAAAAGCAGAGGATGCAGCGGCAGTGTTAGCAGATTACGGCTTTCGTGCCTTACCAGTGCTTAATGAGGAAGGCGAAATCAAAGGTATTATCACGTTTGATGATGCGCTTGATCTAATCTTACCTGAAGATTTGCGACGACGACTGCCGAATATTTTTAAGAACCATCGGGGTATGGTAAGTTTCGTCAAAAAATAA